In one window of Laspinema palackyanum D2c DNA:
- the chrA gene encoding chromate efflux transporter, whose protein sequence is MNLSPLSELLQVFLKLGIIGFGGPAAHIAMMEDEVVHRRQWLTQEQFLDLVGATNLIPGPNSTEMAIHIGYIYAGGWGLIVAGTCFVIPAVLMTAALAWGYVQFGELPQVYPLLYGIKPAVLAVIFTALWRLGKKAVKSRELLMIAIATGIAVWFGVNEVFALLLGGLFGAVWLNWRDQPTLSAWLFGLFLSQTPSSLSPVPSLTAEPVPLWKLGLFFLKVGSVLYGSGYVLIAFLQGQLVDEFGWLTQQQLLDAVAMGQVTPGPLLTTATFIGYVIGGFPGAIVSTLGITLPSFLFVLILNPWIPRLRSSKWTSAFLDAINVSAVALMAVVTVQLAVSTLGINFIGIPLGTALLGIDWIAALIAVIAAIFALVWRINAAWLVFGGAIAGWLVHLLV, encoded by the coding sequence ATGAACCTTTCTCCCCTCTCAGAACTCCTTCAAGTCTTCCTCAAACTTGGCATCATTGGATTTGGAGGTCCAGCGGCACATATTGCTATGATGGAAGATGAAGTGGTCCATCGGCGGCAATGGTTAACCCAAGAACAATTTCTGGACCTGGTAGGTGCGACTAATTTAATTCCCGGACCCAATTCGACAGAAATGGCGATTCATATTGGCTATATTTATGCCGGGGGATGGGGATTAATTGTTGCCGGAACTTGTTTTGTGATCCCGGCAGTTTTAATGACGGCAGCTTTGGCGTGGGGATATGTCCAATTTGGAGAATTACCCCAAGTTTATCCCTTGTTATATGGCATCAAACCGGCGGTTTTAGCCGTGATTTTTACCGCATTGTGGCGCTTGGGTAAAAAGGCGGTGAAGTCTCGGGAACTGTTGATGATTGCGATCGCCACCGGGATTGCAGTCTGGTTCGGTGTGAATGAAGTGTTTGCCTTGTTGTTAGGCGGACTCTTCGGTGCAGTTTGGCTGAATTGGCGTGATCAACCGACTTTAAGCGCATGGCTTTTCGGGTTGTTTTTATCCCAAACTCCCAGCAGTTTATCTCCGGTTCCCTCTCTGACTGCCGAACCCGTTCCCTTGTGGAAATTGGGGTTATTTTTTCTAAAAGTCGGGAGCGTTTTATATGGGAGTGGCTATGTTTTAATTGCCTTTTTACAGGGTCAATTAGTGGATGAATTTGGATGGTTGACTCAGCAACAGCTATTAGATGCAGTGGCAATGGGTCAAGTTACGCCAGGTCCTTTGCTAACCACGGCAACTTTCATCGGGTATGTGATTGGCGGATTTCCCGGTGCGATTGTCTCGACTTTGGGGATTACCTTGCCATCGTTTCTGTTTGTGTTAATTCTAAATCCCTGGATTCCGCGCTTGCGATCGAGCAAATGGACTTCAGCGTTTTTAGATGCAATTAATGTGAGTGCCGTGGCACTTATGGCGGTGGTGACGGTTCAATTAGCGGTGAGCACTCTGGGGATTAATTTTATCGGGATCCCCCTAGGGACTGCGCTGCTTGGGATAGATTGGATTGCGGCATTGATTGCGGTTATCGCGGCTATTTTTGCCTTGGTTTGGCGCATCAATGCCGCTTGGTTAGTATTCGGAGGTGCGATCGCCGGTTGGCTAGTCCATCTTCTCGTTTAA
- a CDS encoding helix-hairpin-helix domain-containing protein, whose product MKRIILFLIIFLPLIFNSINSLPANAETTFLNPNPETRERITLEQLQQRINSPIISEGVRTIDLREFLIDLTPSNAEFRDRFYPLLQNQLNRSGTPIALDLSYSIIQGDFDGNELGLRAPLYGEAFLPLFSEQERSQLQRDRTRLARLSQLSRSLLGVPPEQVEITLFQEPIKLVHTHFMGEVHFNHSFFLNRVEAMGAIFDKLADWSETRFSKLSNFAGANFGSEARFQGSIFFQDIGFNQGLFQGMANFKATRFEGTGNFNQVQFKQDSNFTRSQWNRNADFSGCQWDNPALFDRAKFAESLFLTETTFRNLASFRETAFNQSINLREASLRDRLAFSDTTFANSASINVAGLRFDSESARITGDPGQIGKKLSLPSLPGNETLLRQLVRNFRQQEQIADANQMEYLTEHLRQENLFHQLIKININTASPQQLIKLGLSENQSDAIVRSQKERIFGSLSEVLNLPEIDLATYIQLRDRAVAGEPLSLPGWMRTAIHCLGLSALLLLTRYGTSFWLIFGVGLVAIAYFSLLFWFVDRYRRILPKPIIPTAFETPWMLSTCLGLASIGLFAIIRTSNEPLLTLTCLGILIIPIPTILIAILYKKGRYHNLIDSSYFVEDTGMRQLRLAIGRLPIIPRFPAMRERYLPLLWNRRWNWLNYYDFSLNNLLKFGFNDIRLRDEHLPGIISSLVWYQWTLGLLYLSLLLWTLSRTIPGLNLLIYLK is encoded by the coding sequence ATGAAGAGAATCATTTTATTTTTAATAATTTTTCTACCTTTAATCTTTAACTCGATAAATTCACTCCCCGCCAATGCAGAAACTACCTTTTTAAATCCTAATCCAGAGACTCGGGAACGCATCACCCTAGAGCAATTACAACAACGGATTAACTCCCCGATTATCTCTGAAGGAGTGCGGACCATTGACTTGCGGGAATTCCTGATTGATTTAACCCCGAGTAATGCAGAATTTAGAGACCGATTTTACCCTTTGCTACAAAATCAACTGAATCGGTCCGGAACCCCCATCGCCTTGGATTTATCCTATTCCATCATTCAGGGAGACTTTGATGGAAATGAGTTGGGATTGAGGGCACCGCTTTATGGAGAGGCATTTTTACCCTTATTCTCAGAACAAGAGCGATCGCAATTACAACGAGATCGCACCCGTTTGGCAAGGTTGAGTCAACTTTCGCGATCGCTGCTGGGGGTTCCTCCGGAACAAGTAGAAATTACCCTCTTCCAAGAACCGATTAAACTGGTTCACACTCATTTCATGGGAGAGGTCCATTTTAACCATAGTTTCTTCCTCAATCGCGTTGAAGCAATGGGAGCAATTTTTGATAAATTAGCCGATTGGTCCGAAACTCGATTTAGTAAACTCAGCAATTTTGCCGGAGCAAATTTTGGATCAGAAGCACGATTTCAGGGAAGCATCTTTTTTCAAGACATAGGATTTAATCAAGGGTTATTTCAAGGGATGGCTAATTTTAAAGCGACGCGGTTTGAGGGAACGGGAAATTTTAATCAAGTCCAGTTTAAACAAGACTCAAATTTTACCCGATCGCAGTGGAATCGCAATGCAGACTTTAGTGGTTGCCAATGGGACAACCCCGCTTTATTTGACCGCGCCAAGTTTGCTGAATCTCTATTTTTAACGGAAACAACGTTCCGCAATTTAGCCAGTTTTCGAGAAACCGCATTTAATCAATCTATCAATTTGCGGGAAGCGAGTCTGCGCGATCGCCTCGCCTTTAGTGACACAACTTTTGCAAATTCTGCTTCTATCAATGTCGCCGGATTGCGCTTTGATTCGGAATCCGCTAGAATTACCGGCGACCCCGGACAAATTGGTAAAAAACTCTCCCTCCCCAGTCTGCCGGGAAATGAAACACTTCTGCGTCAATTAGTCCGAAATTTTCGCCAACAAGAACAAATTGCCGATGCCAATCAGATGGAATATCTCACCGAACATCTCCGCCAAGAGAATCTATTTCATCAATTAATCAAAATCAATATTAATACCGCCTCTCCACAACAATTAATCAAACTCGGATTGTCAGAAAATCAATCCGATGCCATCGTCCGGAGTCAAAAAGAGCGCATTTTTGGTAGTCTGAGTGAAGTCTTAAATTTACCAGAAATTGACCTAGCAACTTATATCCAGTTACGCGATCGCGCCGTTGCAGGCGAACCCCTTTCCCTTCCGGGATGGATGCGAACGGCCATCCATTGCTTAGGATTAAGTGCATTGCTACTGCTGACCCGCTACGGGACCAGTTTTTGGCTCATTTTTGGCGTCGGATTAGTGGCGATCGCCTATTTCAGTCTCTTATTTTGGTTCGTTGATCGCTATCGCCGCATCCTTCCCAAACCCATCATTCCCACCGCCTTTGAAACCCCTTGGATGCTATCCACTTGCCTAGGATTAGCCAGTATTGGACTATTCGCCATCATTCGCACCAGTAACGAGCCCTTATTAACCCTAACCTGCTTAGGAATTCTGATTATACCCATCCCCACTATTTTAATAGCAATTCTTTACAAAAAAGGCCGCTATCATAACCTCATCGACTCCAGCTATTTCGTAGAAGATACCGGAATGCGTCAACTCCGCTTGGCGATCGGACGTTTACCCATCATTCCCCGCTTTCCCGCCATGAGAGAACGCTACCTCCCCCTCCTCTGGAACCGCCGCTGGAACTGGCTGAATTACTACGATTTCAGCCTCAATAACCTCCTAAAATTTGGCTTCAATGACATCCGCCTCAGAGACGAACATCTCCCCGGCATCATCTCCAGTTTAGTCTGGTATCAATGGACCCTCGGCCTCCTCTATCTCAGCCTCTTACTCTGGACCCTCTCCCGAACCATCCCCGGCTTAAACCTCCTCATTTACCTCAAATAA
- a CDS encoding zinc-dependent alcohol dehydrogenase family protein — MKAVVMTGLGAAADVLKVHDIPGPQLEGDRDILVRLHAAGVNPIDTKIRKRGTFHPDLTPDILGCDGAGVVEAIASGVQTLNVGDEVYFCNGGLGGPHGNYAEYIAIDERFVAKKPTSLSFVEAAAAPLVLITAWEALYDRAGLQPGQKVLIQAGAGGVGHVAIQLAKLKGASVATTVSTPEKAEFVRQLGADLVILYKQQNVIETVMNWTNGEGADIGFDTVGDKTFFETAEAVRLYGDVVTILEPNPEHGTLKTSRLRNQRISFELMLTPMLQNRITEQEDQAKMLQQCARLFDEGKLKIHVGKTFPLEQAVAAHELLETGSMQGKIVITMNN, encoded by the coding sequence ATGAAAGCAGTGGTCATGACTGGATTAGGCGCAGCAGCGGATGTCTTGAAAGTGCATGATATTCCGGGTCCGCAATTAGAAGGCGATCGGGATATTTTAGTCCGCCTTCATGCTGCCGGTGTCAACCCCATCGATACTAAAATCCGTAAACGCGGAACCTTTCATCCGGACCTCACCCCGGATATCCTCGGATGTGATGGCGCGGGAGTCGTCGAGGCGATCGCCTCCGGTGTTCAAACCCTCAACGTGGGAGATGAAGTATATTTTTGTAATGGCGGATTGGGTGGACCTCACGGTAACTATGCCGAATATATTGCGATCGATGAACGATTTGTCGCCAAAAAACCCACCTCTCTGAGCTTTGTAGAAGCAGCAGCAGCACCCCTAGTCCTAATTACCGCCTGGGAAGCACTCTACGACCGCGCCGGTCTACAACCGGGCCAAAAAGTGCTAATTCAGGCAGGTGCAGGGGGTGTCGGCCATGTTGCCATCCAACTGGCCAAACTCAAAGGTGCCTCAGTCGCCACCACCGTCAGTACCCCGGAAAAAGCCGAATTTGTCCGCCAATTGGGGGCCGATTTAGTCATTTTATATAAACAACAAAATGTCATCGAGACTGTGATGAATTGGACCAATGGGGAAGGTGCAGACATCGGATTTGATACGGTCGGTGACAAAACCTTCTTTGAAACCGCTGAAGCAGTCCGCTTATATGGGGATGTGGTCACTATTTTAGAACCCAATCCAGAACATGGCACGTTAAAAACTTCTCGACTCCGCAATCAACGCATCAGTTTTGAATTAATGCTGACTCCGATGTTACAAAATCGGATTACAGAACAAGAAGACCAAGCCAAAATGTTACAGCAATGTGCGCGGTTATTTGATGAAGGCAAGTTAAAGATTCATGTAGGTAAAACCTTCCCCCTAGAACAAGCCGTAGCGGCCCATGAGTTATTAGAAACAGGCTCCATGCAAGGAAAAATTGTCATAACAATGAATAATTAA
- a CDS encoding ROK family protein has translation MVNQVESIKTLAVDIGGSGTKTIILDAAGEAVTKRNRVPTPDPAKPQPVIEAIATLAKEQGEFHRVSVGFPGVVRNGIVYTAVNLDPDWVEFNLAEALTNVLEKPVRVCNDADIQGLGAISGIGVELTITLGTGFGSALFVNGALVPNLELGHHPFRKGDTYEEQLGRAALDKIGDKRWNRRLEKAIANLEHLFNYDRLYIGGGEAKKITFDLPPNVTIVPNISGLLGGIALWRELPSEVIRRSPSPSPSI, from the coding sequence ATGGTGAATCAAGTGGAATCCATAAAAACTCTAGCGGTTGATATTGGCGGTAGTGGCACAAAGACCATTATTTTAGATGCAGCAGGGGAAGCGGTGACCAAGCGCAACCGCGTTCCCACTCCGGATCCTGCTAAACCGCAACCTGTGATTGAGGCGATCGCCACTTTAGCGAAAGAACAAGGTGAGTTTCATCGGGTTTCGGTGGGATTTCCGGGGGTGGTTCGTAATGGAATCGTCTACACTGCCGTGAACCTGGACCCGGATTGGGTCGAGTTTAATCTCGCCGAAGCGCTGACGAACGTCTTGGAAAAACCTGTGCGGGTTTGCAATGATGCGGATATCCAGGGTTTAGGTGCAATTTCTGGAATAGGAGTCGAACTCACGATTACCCTGGGGACCGGGTTTGGTAGTGCCTTATTTGTGAATGGAGCACTGGTGCCGAATTTGGAACTCGGACATCATCCCTTCCGCAAAGGTGATACCTACGAGGAACAATTGGGACGTGCGGCATTGGATAAAATTGGGGACAAACGGTGGAATCGCCGATTGGAAAAAGCGATCGCCAATTTAGAACATTTGTTTAATTACGATCGCCTCTACATTGGTGGCGGTGAAGCGAAAAAAATCACCTTTGATTTACCCCCCAATGTCACCATTGTTCCTAATATCAGCGGGTTATTAGGGGGAATTGCCTTATGGCGGGAACTACCCAGTGAGGTAATCAGGCGATCTCCTTCTCCCTCTCCCTCGATTTAG
- a CDS encoding dihydrolipoamide acetyltransferase family protein, translating into MINEVFMPALSSTMTEGKIVSWEKAPGDKVEKGETVVVVESDKADMDVESFYEGYLATILVQAGEAAPVGAPIALLAETEAEIEQAKQQGANLSNKSAQPAAPAQSTPSPAPEPAMATEGSTTSRQNGRTVASPRAKKLAKEFKVDLATLSGSGPFGRIVAEDVEAAAGKAPAATATPPQPTVAAPPRIPTQAVPAAPAASGDVVPFNTLQNAVVRNMVASLQVPIFHVGYTITTDKLDKLYKQIKSKGVTMTALLAKAVALTLQKHPLVNASCVEGGIQHHGNINIAVAVAMGDGGLITPVLQNADQMDIYSLSRTWKDLVERARVKQLQPAEYNSGTFTLSNLGMYGVDSFDAILPPGQGSILAIGGAKNQVVATDDGMMGVRRQMRVNITCDHRIIYGADAAAFLQDLAKLIETDTQSLTM; encoded by the coding sequence ATGATTAACGAAGTGTTCATGCCTGCTCTGAGTTCCACGATGACCGAAGGCAAAATTGTCTCTTGGGAAAAAGCGCCGGGGGACAAAGTGGAGAAGGGCGAAACGGTGGTGGTGGTGGAGTCTGACAAAGCAGACATGGATGTAGAGTCCTTCTATGAAGGATATCTCGCTACGATCCTCGTCCAAGCGGGGGAAGCGGCCCCCGTGGGTGCGCCGATCGCTTTGTTAGCCGAAACGGAAGCTGAAATCGAACAGGCGAAGCAGCAAGGGGCGAACCTCAGCAACAAATCGGCTCAACCTGCCGCCCCTGCTCAGTCTACTCCCTCCCCTGCACCGGAACCCGCAATGGCTACGGAGGGATCGACCACCAGTCGTCAAAATGGCCGCACGGTTGCCTCTCCTCGGGCCAAAAAATTGGCGAAGGAATTCAAAGTGGACTTGGCAACTCTCTCCGGCAGTGGTCCTTTTGGGCGGATTGTGGCGGAAGATGTAGAAGCGGCAGCAGGTAAGGCCCCAGCAGCGACTGCCACCCCACCCCAACCCACGGTAGCAGCACCCCCGAGAATTCCCACCCAGGCAGTCCCAGCGGCCCCCGCAGCATCAGGAGATGTAGTCCCCTTCAATACCCTGCAAAATGCGGTAGTCCGGAATATGGTGGCGTCATTACAGGTGCCGATTTTCCATGTGGGCTATACGATTACCACGGATAAGTTAGACAAGCTCTACAAACAGATTAAGTCCAAAGGGGTAACCATGACTGCACTGCTGGCAAAAGCAGTGGCCCTCACGTTACAGAAACATCCCTTAGTCAATGCCAGTTGTGTCGAGGGCGGCATCCAACATCATGGCAATATCAATATTGCCGTTGCGGTAGCAATGGGAGATGGCGGGTTAATTACGCCGGTTCTGCAAAATGCCGACCAAATGGATATTTACTCCCTCTCTCGCACTTGGAAAGATTTGGTGGAACGTGCCCGAGTCAAACAGTTGCAACCGGCGGAGTATAATAGCGGGACTTTTACTCTGTCCAATTTGGGAATGTATGGGGTTGATAGTTTTGATGCGATTCTGCCTCCGGGTCAGGGTTCGATTCTCGCTATTGGTGGGGCAAAAAATCAAGTGGTTGCCACGGATGATGGCATGATGGGGGTCCGGCGACAAATGCGGGTGAATATTACCTGTGACCACCGGATTATCTATGGTGCCGATGCTGCGGCGTTCCTGCAAGATTTAGCGAAGCTGATTGAAACGGATACTCAGTCTCTCACGATGTAA
- a CDS encoding YlqD family protein — MDVSNSKLLLKRNTIIKAIVTPRWKEEVQQQLQGQINQIDMQLQQLEMQAQQMIGELQKQSIQPPGPQVQQQMESVKMQANQRQREMLDQKNQILQNLQQVQTLEMGQEVASGQMDSFFYLERGDDLIKKMQVEVVLRDGVVEEIRGDL; from the coding sequence ATGGATGTCTCTAACTCGAAATTACTGCTGAAGCGCAATACCATTATCAAAGCCATAGTTACCCCGCGCTGGAAAGAAGAAGTTCAGCAGCAACTCCAAGGACAAATCAATCAAATTGATATGCAACTCCAGCAGCTCGAAATGCAAGCGCAGCAAATGATTGGCGAACTGCAAAAGCAGAGCATTCAACCCCCCGGACCGCAAGTCCAGCAACAAATGGAGTCGGTGAAAATGCAGGCTAATCAACGACAAAGAGAAATGCTGGATCAGAAAAATCAAATTCTCCAAAATCTGCAACAAGTCCAAACTCTGGAAATGGGACAAGAAGTCGCCAGCGGACAAATGGATAGTTTTTTCTATCTGGAACGCGGGGATGATTTAATCAAAAAAATGCAGGTAGAAGTCGTCTTGCGCGATGGCGTCGTTGAGGAAATTCGCGGCGATTTGTAG
- a CDS encoding AMP-dependent synthetase/ligase, with product MSQIAYSTDTTITDRERGYLQLPPDYTAIQSMAEVWPLARSQFGKTLALCDPHAKPVVELTFGQLCEQIQQFAAGVQSLGLPAIADHLPPRVALFSNDSPRWMIADQGLLTAGAADVVRGSDADREELLFILQNSGSIGLVVENLALLKKLRPQLDDLPIQWIIYLSDEPLPTDDTLPVKILSYQQVMAKGASSPLQPVTLTRETLATLIYTSGTTGKPKGVMLSHGNLLHQIENLPTILQPEPGDRVITILPTWHSFGRMGQYFLLSRGCSQFYTNIRYLKADLKEYHPKYTFGVPRLWESIYEGVQKQFREQPANRQKLVNTFFGFSQSYIEAGRVLHGLQLQLEPASGSEKLLAAIKRAVFWPLHALGDRLVYNKVRQATGGQLKYVISGGGSLAMHIENFFEIIGIDVLVGYGLTETTPVLTARRHWQNLRGSAGRPIPYTELRIVHPETRKPLQTGERGLVLARGPQIMQGYYQNPEATTKAIDPDGWFDTGDLGWLTPGNDLVLTGRAKDTIVLTNGENIEPQPIEDACIRSAYIDQMMLVGQDQKCLGALIVPNFEALQQWAESQNLTLRLPENVSQGNPPPASGTREIDLSSPEIDNLFRQELNREVKNRPGYRPDDRIGPFSLLSEPFTMENGMLTQTLKMKRPVITERYGDRIDKMFV from the coding sequence ATGAGTCAGATTGCTTATTCAACCGATACCACTATCACCGATCGCGAACGGGGGTATTTACAACTTCCCCCGGATTATACGGCGATTCAATCTATGGCGGAAGTGTGGCCCCTAGCCCGATCGCAGTTTGGCAAGACCCTGGCGTTATGTGACCCTCATGCTAAACCTGTGGTTGAGTTGACCTTTGGTCAATTATGCGAGCAAATTCAGCAGTTTGCTGCTGGGGTACAATCTTTGGGATTACCGGCGATCGCCGATCATCTCCCCCCCCGAGTCGCCCTCTTTTCTAACGATAGTCCCCGCTGGATGATTGCGGACCAAGGACTGTTGACGGCAGGTGCAGCGGATGTGGTGCGCGGTTCTGATGCCGATCGCGAGGAATTGCTGTTTATTCTCCAAAATAGCGGCAGTATCGGTCTAGTGGTGGAAAATCTCGCCCTACTCAAAAAACTCCGCCCTCAACTCGATGACTTACCCATCCAGTGGATTATCTATCTCTCCGATGAACCCCTGCCCACCGATGATACCCTGCCTGTAAAAATTTTATCCTATCAACAGGTGATGGCAAAAGGGGCCAGTTCTCCATTGCAACCCGTCACCCTCACCCGGGAGACTCTGGCAACCTTAATCTACACCTCCGGGACCACGGGTAAACCCAAAGGGGTGATGCTGAGTCACGGTAACCTATTGCATCAAATCGAGAACCTACCAACAATTTTGCAACCGGAACCGGGCGATCGCGTCATTACCATTCTCCCTACTTGGCACAGTTTTGGGCGCATGGGTCAATACTTTCTCCTCTCCCGAGGGTGCAGTCAGTTCTACACCAATATTCGCTATCTCAAAGCCGATTTAAAAGAATATCACCCCAAATATACTTTTGGTGTTCCCAGACTTTGGGAATCCATTTATGAAGGGGTACAGAAGCAATTTCGGGAACAACCTGCTAATCGCCAAAAATTGGTCAACACCTTTTTTGGGTTCTCTCAAAGCTATATAGAAGCGGGTCGGGTTTTGCATGGATTGCAGTTGCAACTCGAACCCGCTTCCGGGAGTGAAAAACTCCTCGCAGCAATTAAACGGGCGGTATTTTGGCCCCTCCATGCTTTGGGCGATCGCCTGGTTTATAATAAAGTCCGCCAAGCAACCGGGGGCCAACTTAAATATGTCATTAGTGGCGGCGGGTCCCTCGCTATGCATATCGAAAATTTCTTTGAAATAATCGGCATTGATGTCCTGGTGGGGTATGGATTAACCGAAACCACCCCAGTCTTGACCGCGCGCAGGCATTGGCAGAATCTGCGCGGTTCTGCGGGTCGTCCCATTCCCTACACCGAACTGCGCATCGTTCACCCCGAAACCCGCAAACCCCTACAAACCGGGGAACGGGGTTTAGTCTTGGCGCGGGGTCCTCAAATTATGCAGGGGTACTACCAAAATCCTGAAGCGACAACCAAGGCGATCGACCCCGACGGATGGTTTGATACCGGGGATTTAGGGTGGTTGACTCCCGGCAATGATTTAGTTCTCACGGGTCGCGCCAAAGATACCATTGTTTTGACCAATGGGGAAAATATCGAACCCCAACCGATTGAGGATGCCTGTATCCGCAGTGCTTATATTGACCAAATGATGCTTGTGGGTCAGGACCAAAAGTGCCTCGGGGCCTTGATTGTGCCGAATTTTGAAGCCCTGCAACAGTGGGCCGAATCCCAAAACCTGACCCTGCGTCTGCCGGAGAATGTTTCTCAAGGCAATCCTCCCCCCGCATCGGGAACCCGAGAAATCGACCTGTCTAGTCCCGAAATTGATAACCTGTTCCGCCAGGAGTTAAATCGGGAGGTGAAAAACCGTCCAGGATATCGTCCCGATGACCGCATTGGACCCTTCTCCCTGTTGAGTGAGCCCTTTACGATGGAGAATGGAATGCTCACCCAAACCCTGAAAATGAAACGGCCCGTGATTACCGAACGTTACGGCGATCGCATTGATAAAATGTTCGTTTGA
- a CDS encoding aspartyl protease, which translates to MSEENQKNRGKIFTTLRIINRADQIRADYGVIPTDQIRSLTLPNVLVDTRATTLCLPPDAIAKLGLKLLKEVDVATATDIRKARLFQDAPLSMFDREGTFDCLELPAGRDALLGRIPLESLGLEIDLKNQTLKPLPIGPTDTYLTIL; encoded by the coding sequence ATGTCTGAAGAGAATCAAAAGAACAGGGGAAAAATTTTTACCACTCTAAGAATCATCAATCGCGCCGACCAAATTCGAGCAGACTATGGGGTAATTCCGACCGACCAAATTCGGTCCCTCACTCTACCGAATGTTTTAGTAGATACCCGGGCAACAACCTTGTGTTTACCGCCCGATGCCATTGCCAAACTCGGACTAAAACTCCTCAAAGAAGTAGACGTTGCTACTGCAACCGACATTCGCAAAGCCCGACTTTTCCAAGATGCCCCCCTCTCCATGTTTGACCGAGAAGGAACCTTTGACTGCTTAGAGTTACCCGCAGGAAGAGACGCCCTTTTAGGCCGAATTCCCTTAGAATCTTTGGGGTTAGAAATAGACTTAAAAAATCAAACTCTCAAACCCTTGCCTATTGGTCCAACTGACACCTATTTAACAATTTTATAG